The following proteins come from a genomic window of Pseudomonas sp. J452:
- the ruvC gene encoding crossover junction endodeoxyribonuclease RuvC gives MTLILGIDPGSRITGYGVVRDTGRGCEYVASGCIRTGNGPLPERLQIVFRGVSEVIRLHGPVTMGIEQVFMAKNADSALKLGQARGAAIVAGVEAGLEISEYTATQVKQAIAGTGGADKQQVQMMVMHLLKLVQKPQIDASDALAIALCHAHHRQSLIPHGLVGAKRRGGRLRL, from the coding sequence ATGACGCTGATTTTGGGTATCGACCCCGGTTCTCGTATCACCGGTTACGGTGTGGTGCGCGATACCGGTCGTGGCTGCGAGTATGTCGCTTCGGGCTGCATTCGTACCGGCAACGGCCCGTTGCCCGAGCGCCTGCAGATCGTCTTTCGCGGCGTCAGCGAGGTGATCCGCCTGCACGGGCCGGTGACCATGGGCATCGAACAGGTGTTCATGGCGAAGAACGCCGACTCGGCGCTCAAGCTCGGTCAGGCCCGCGGCGCGGCGATAGTCGCCGGGGTCGAGGCGGGGCTGGAGATCAGCGAGTACACCGCTACCCAGGTCAAGCAGGCGATTGCCGGCACCGGCGGGGCGGACAAGCAGCAGGTGCAGATGATGGTCATGCACCTGCTCAAGCTGGTGCAGAAGCCGCAGATCGATGCCTCCGATGCCCTGGCTATTGCCTTGTGTCATGCCCACCATCGGCAAAGTCTGATTCCCCATGGCCTGGTCGGCGCCAAGCGGCGCGGCGGCCGTCTGCGCCTGTAA
- the ybgC gene encoding tol-pal system-associated acyl-CoA thioesterase — translation MRAQIEAQPFAHRCRVYYEDTDAGGIVYYVNYLKFMERARTERLRELGFAQSALVAEDLLFVVHSAEARYHAPAKLDDELFVTADVIELNRASLRFRQQVRRVTDKALLCEGQFVVACVRADSLKPRAIPEALRAAFASVAGLPPAGE, via the coding sequence ATGCGCGCGCAAATCGAGGCCCAGCCTTTTGCCCACCGTTGTCGGGTGTATTACGAAGATACCGATGCCGGCGGCATCGTTTATTACGTCAACTACCTCAAATTCATGGAGCGGGCTCGTACCGAGCGCCTGCGTGAACTGGGTTTTGCCCAGTCTGCGCTGGTGGCGGAAGACCTGCTGTTCGTCGTGCATTCGGCCGAAGCGCGCTATCACGCGCCCGCCAAGCTGGACGACGAACTTTTTGTGACGGCCGATGTAATCGAGTTAAACCGTGCCAGCCTGCGCTTTCGTCAACAGGTAAGGCGGGTCACGGACAAGGCGCTGCTCTGTGAAGGGCAGTTCGTGGTGGCCTGTGTGCGCGCCGACAGTTTGAAACCCCGGGCCATTCCCGAAGCGCTGCGTGCAGCCTTCGCCAGTGTCGCGGGTCTACCCCCTGCAGGAGAGTAA
- a CDS encoding HD domain-containing phosphohydrolase: MATPRPADLSSDLLDDFRLDTAEQLPRCEQLLIELERHPQDNARLRELFRVVHTLKGNLGYVELNSLLPLPQAMEDVLARLREGELEFDSLLGDILLLSLDHLRSLIDEALGGAQAALDPRAFNSLCQALQALAAAPAARQTEIRRTLLQHLDPATRLQPVELPSQSHTHKLLAEHGIQADADLLFFSELMEAGEHRSHYWHGRGQRLLSLALSMNAAAGAPVEPAQLAAAVCLHDLGMAFLPLDLLHKEEHLSREERRQMQAHPRQAFELLKRMPDWASAAEIILQHQEHADGSGYPKGLRESEIHPGALILNIADTFDARTHERAHQTLSKRPRLRAILEINNHSARQFSAYWVEIFNRTLQQNPELTRL, translated from the coding sequence ATGGCCACGCCACGCCCTGCCGACCTTTCCAGCGACCTGCTGGATGATTTTCGCCTCGACACGGCCGAGCAATTGCCCCGCTGCGAGCAACTGCTCATCGAACTGGAGCGCCATCCGCAGGACAACGCCCGGCTGCGCGAGCTGTTTCGGGTGGTGCATACGCTCAAGGGCAACCTCGGCTACGTCGAGCTGAACAGCTTGCTGCCCCTCCCCCAAGCCATGGAAGACGTACTGGCACGACTGCGCGAGGGCGAACTGGAGTTCGACAGCCTGCTGGGCGATATCCTCCTGCTCAGTCTCGACCACCTGCGCAGCCTGATCGACGAAGCCCTCGGCGGTGCACAGGCCGCGCTCGACCCACGCGCCTTCAACAGCCTGTGCCAAGCCCTGCAAGCACTGGCTGCAGCCCCAGCAGCACGGCAAACGGAAATCCGCCGCACCCTTCTGCAACACCTGGATCCCGCCACCCGCCTGCAGCCCGTCGAACTGCCCAGTCAATCGCACACCCACAAGCTGCTCGCCGAGCACGGCATCCAAGCCGATGCGGACCTGCTGTTCTTCAGCGAACTGATGGAAGCCGGCGAACACCGCTCGCACTACTGGCATGGTCGCGGTCAGCGCCTGCTCAGCCTAGCCCTGAGCATGAATGCGGCGGCAGGCGCACCGGTAGAACCGGCACAACTGGCGGCAGCGGTCTGCCTGCACGACCTGGGCATGGCCTTTCTGCCGCTCGATCTGCTGCACAAGGAAGAGCACCTGAGCCGCGAGGAGCGCAGACAGATGCAGGCCCACCCACGCCAGGCCTTCGAGCTACTAAAGCGCATGCCGGACTGGGCCAGCGCGGCAGAAATCATCCTGCAACATCAGGAACACGCCGACGGCAGCGGCTATCCGAAAGGTCTGCGCGAGAGTGAAATCCACCCCGGCGCGCTGATCCTCAATATCGCCGACACCTTCGACGCCCGCACCCATGAGCGCGCCCACCAGACCCTGAGCAAACGCCCGCGCCTGCGTGCCATCCTGGAAATCAACAATCATTCCGCCCGGCAGTTCAGCGCTTACTGGGTCGAGATATTCAACCGCACATTGCAACAGAACCCGGAACTGACGCGCCTCTGA
- the tolA gene encoding cell envelope integrity protein TolA has product MQQSARSSSESYFWPTIWAVALHALMFAMLFVSFQFAPELPPAKPIVQATLYQLKSQSQATTQTNQKVAGEAKKTAARQYEQEQLEAKKEEQKKQEAAEQKQAEAAKQAEVADKKAEAQKAEEAKKAEQKKLADIAKKKSEEEKKKAAEEAKKKAAEAAKKKAAEDAKKKAAAADAKKKAQEAARKAAEDKKAQALAELLSDTTERQQALADEVGDQVAGNFDDLIRKEVSGRWSRPPSARNGMSVTVQVNMLPGGIISNASVLRSSGDAAFDSSAVTAVRNVGQIPEMQGISPADFAPYRSFKMTFTPEDLDL; this is encoded by the coding sequence ATGCAGCAGAGCGCTCGCTCCTCCTCGGAAAGCTATTTCTGGCCAACCATCTGGGCCGTGGCTCTGCACGCCCTGATGTTTGCCATGCTGTTCGTCAGCTTTCAGTTTGCTCCTGAGCTGCCGCCGGCCAAACCGATCGTCCAGGCAACCCTGTATCAGCTGAAATCGCAGAGTCAGGCCACCACCCAGACCAATCAGAAGGTTGCCGGCGAAGCCAAGAAAACCGCGGCGCGTCAGTATGAGCAGGAGCAGCTCGAGGCGAAGAAGGAAGAGCAGAAGAAGCAGGAGGCTGCGGAACAAAAGCAAGCCGAGGCAGCCAAACAGGCGGAAGTGGCCGATAAGAAGGCCGAGGCGCAGAAGGCGGAAGAAGCCAAGAAGGCCGAGCAGAAGAAGCTCGCCGATATCGCCAAGAAAAAGTCCGAGGAAGAGAAGAAGAAAGCCGCCGAGGAAGCCAAGAAAAAGGCGGCCGAAGCAGCGAAGAAGAAAGCCGCGGAAGACGCCAAGAAAAAGGCGGCTGCCGCTGATGCCAAGAAAAAGGCTCAGGAAGCGGCACGCAAGGCGGCAGAGGACAAGAAAGCACAGGCATTGGCCGAGTTGCTGTCCGATACCACCGAGCGTCAGCAGGCGCTGGCCGATGAAGTTGGTGATCAGGTGGCGGGTAACTTCGATGATCTGATTCGCAAAGAAGTGTCTGGCCGTTGGAGTCGTCCGCCCTCTGCCCGAAATGGCATGAGTGTGACCGTACAAGTAAATATGCTGCCTGGTGGCATCATCAGCAATGCTTCGGTATTGCGCTCCAGTGGTGATGCTGCCTTCGATAGTTCGGCGGTAACTGCAGTGCGTAACGTGGGTCAGATTCCTGAGATGCAGGGCATCAGCCCTGCCGACTTCGCACCCTATCGCTCGTTCAAAATGACGTTTACACCAGAGGATCTGGACCTGTGA
- the ruvB gene encoding Holliday junction branch migration DNA helicase RuvB has product MIEADRLITASGRERDEQLDRAIRPLSLADYIGQPIVREQMELFIQAAKGRSEALDHTLIFGPPGLGKTTLANIIAQEMGVSIKSTSGPVLERPGDLAALLTNLEAGDVLFIDEIHRLSPIIEEVLYPAMEDFQLDIMIGEGPAARSIKLDLPPFTLVGATTRAGMLTNPLRDRFGIVQRLEFYSSADLATIVSRSASILGLALDADGAFEIARRARGTPRIANRLLRRVRDFAEVRAGGQISRSVADQALNMLDVDERGFDHQDRRLLLAMIDKFDGGPVGLDNLAAAIGEERGTIEDVLEPYLIQQGYIMRTPRGRVVTRHAYLHFGLNLPGRMVEAPVADLFAGSDE; this is encoded by the coding sequence GTGATTGAAGCCGACCGCCTGATAACCGCCAGTGGCCGCGAGCGTGACGAGCAGCTGGATCGCGCCATTCGTCCGCTGTCGCTGGCCGACTATATTGGCCAGCCGATTGTCCGCGAGCAGATGGAGCTGTTCATCCAGGCCGCCAAGGGCCGCTCGGAAGCCCTCGATCACACCTTGATCTTCGGCCCGCCAGGGCTGGGCAAGACCACTCTGGCCAATATCATCGCCCAGGAAATGGGCGTGTCGATCAAGAGTACGTCTGGCCCGGTGCTGGAGCGTCCGGGCGATCTGGCCGCGCTGCTGACCAATCTGGAAGCCGGTGACGTGCTGTTTATCGACGAGATTCATCGTCTGTCGCCGATCATCGAGGAAGTGCTGTACCCGGCGATGGAGGACTTCCAGCTCGACATCATGATCGGTGAAGGTCCGGCCGCCCGTTCGATCAAGCTGGACCTCCCGCCGTTCACCCTGGTCGGTGCAACCACCCGGGCCGGCATGCTGACCAATCCGCTGCGCGACCGTTTCGGCATCGTCCAGCGCCTGGAGTTCTATTCCAGTGCCGATCTGGCGACCATTGTCAGTCGCTCCGCCAGTATTCTCGGCCTGGCCCTGGATGCCGACGGCGCGTTCGAGATTGCTCGGCGCGCCCGGGGTACGCCGCGTATTGCCAATCGCCTGCTGCGCCGGGTGCGCGATTTCGCCGAGGTGCGGGCGGGTGGGCAGATCAGTCGTAGCGTGGCCGATCAGGCGCTGAACATGCTGGATGTCGATGAACGTGGCTTCGATCACCAGGACCGGCGTCTACTGCTGGCGATGATCGACAAGTTCGACGGCGGGCCGGTCGGCCTCGACAACCTGGCTGCAGCCATTGGCGAGGAGCGCGGGACCATCGAAGACGTGCTGGAGCCCTATCTGATCCAGCAGGGGTATATCATGCGCACGCCGCGCGGGCGGGTGGTGACGCGGCATGCCTACCTGCACTTCGGCCTCAATCTGCCGGGGCGCATGGTCGAGGCGCCGGTTGCCGATCTCTTCGCGGGAAGCGACGAATAG
- the pal gene encoding peptidoglycan-associated lipoprotein Pal, with protein sequence MEMLKFAALGLALAVTVGCSSKGGDNAGEGATDPNAGYDANANGMDSALSEEAALRAITTFYFEYDSSDLKPEAMRALDVHAKDLKGNGARVVLEGHTDERGTREYNMALGERRAQAVQRYLVLQGVSPAQLELVSYGEERPVATGTEEQSWAQNRRVELRK encoded by the coding sequence ATGGAAATGCTGAAATTTGCTGCACTGGGCCTGGCTCTGGCCGTTACCGTTGGTTGCTCGTCCAAAGGCGGCGACAACGCTGGCGAAGGCGCCACCGACCCGAACGCTGGCTACGACGCCAACGCCAATGGCATGGACAGCGCTCTGAGCGAAGAAGCTGCTCTGCGCGCCATCACCACCTTCTACTTCGAATACGACAGCTCCGACCTGAAGCCGGAAGCCATGCGCGCTCTGGACGTACACGCCAAGGACCTGAAAGGCAACGGCGCTCGCGTCGTTCTGGAAGGCCACACCGACGAGCGCGGCACCCGCGAGTACAACATGGCTCTGGGCGAGCGTCGTGCTCAGGCCGTACAGCGCTACCTGGTTCTGCAGGGCGTTTCCCCGGCTCAGCTGGAACTGGTTTCCTACGGCGAAGAGCGTCCGGTTGCCACTGGCACCGAAGAGCAGTCCTGGGCTCAGAACCGTCGCGTCGAACTGCGTAAGTAA
- the tolB gene encoding Tol-Pal system beta propeller repeat protein TolB translates to MINILRGLLVVLCCVAGLAVADEKNISVTDGVNRAIPIAVVPFGWQGGTVLPEDMADIIGNDLRNSGMYEPIPRQNMISLPTQAGEIIYRDWQALGAQYVLVGSIAPTGGRLQVQFALFNVASQQQVAAGNVTGTPDQLRDMAHHVADQSFEKLTGIKGAFSTKMLYVTAERFSVNNTRYTLQRSDYDGARGVTLLQSREPILSPRYAPDGRRIAYVSFEQRRPRIFVQHIDTGRREQITNFQGLNGAPAWSPDGNRLAFVLSKDGNPEIYVMNLGSRQLQRVTNHYAIDTEPFWGKDGQTLYFTSDRAGKPQIYKQNIAGGEAQRVTFIGNYNANPKLSADEKMLVMIHRQDGFTNFKVAAQDLTRAGSAPRILSETSLDDSPTVAPNGTMLIYATRQQGRGVLMLVSTNGRARLPIPTAQGDVREPSWSPYLN, encoded by the coding sequence GTGATCAATATTCTTCGAGGGTTGCTTGTTGTTCTCTGCTGCGTAGCCGGCCTGGCTGTCGCCGATGAAAAGAACATCTCCGTAACCGATGGGGTCAACCGGGCCATCCCGATTGCCGTAGTGCCGTTTGGCTGGCAGGGCGGCACCGTGCTGCCCGAGGACATGGCCGATATCATCGGTAATGACCTGCGCAACTCCGGTATGTACGAGCCGATTCCCCGGCAGAACATGATCAGCCTGCCGACCCAGGCCGGCGAGATCATCTACCGCGATTGGCAGGCCCTGGGCGCCCAGTACGTACTGGTCGGCAGCATCGCGCCGACCGGTGGCCGCCTGCAGGTGCAGTTCGCCCTGTTCAACGTGGCCAGTCAGCAACAGGTCGCGGCCGGCAATGTGACCGGTACGCCGGATCAGCTGCGCGACATGGCCCACCATGTGGCCGACCAGTCGTTCGAAAAACTGACCGGCATCAAGGGCGCTTTCTCCACCAAGATGCTCTACGTCACCGCCGAGCGTTTTTCGGTCAACAACACCCGTTACACCCTGCAGCGCTCCGACTATGACGGTGCCCGTGGTGTGACCCTGCTGCAGTCGCGCGAGCCGATTCTCTCGCCGCGCTATGCGCCGGATGGCCGTCGTATTGCCTATGTGTCGTTCGAGCAGCGCCGCCCGCGCATCTTCGTGCAGCACATCGACACCGGTCGCCGCGAGCAGATCACCAACTTCCAGGGCCTTAACGGCGCACCGGCCTGGTCGCCGGATGGCAATCGCCTGGCGTTCGTGCTGTCCAAGGACGGCAACCCGGAAATCTACGTGATGAACCTCGGCAGCCGTCAGCTGCAGCGCGTGACCAATCACTACGCCATCGATACCGAGCCCTTCTGGGGCAAGGATGGCCAGACCCTGTACTTCACCTCGGACCGTGCCGGCAAGCCGCAGATCTACAAGCAGAACATCGCCGGTGGCGAGGCGCAGCGCGTGACCTTCATCGGTAACTACAACGCCAACCCGAAACTCTCGGCTGACGAGAAGATGCTGGTGATGATCCATCGTCAGGATGGCTTCACCAACTTCAAAGTGGCGGCGCAGGATCTGACCCGTGCCGGCTCCGCTCCGCGCATCCTCTCCGAGACCAGTCTGGACGACTCTCCTACTGTCGCGCCCAATGGCACCATGTTAATCTACGCCACCCGCCAGCAGGGCCGCGGAGTGCTGATGCTCGTGTCTACCAACGGGCGCGCCAGACTCCCGATTCCCACCGCGCAAGGTGATGTGAGGGAACCGTCCTGGTCCCCCTACCTGAACTGA
- the aspS gene encoding aspartate--tRNA ligase — protein MMRSHYCGQLNESLDGQEITLCGWVHRRRDHGGVIFLDIRDREGLAQVVFDPDRAETFAKADRVRSEYVVKITGKVRLRPEGARNANMASGAIEVLGYELEVLNEAETPPFPLNEYTDVGEETRLRYRFIDLRRPEMAEKLKLRSRITSSIRRYLDENGFLDVETPILTRATPEGARDYLVPSRTHAGSFFALPQSPQLFKQLLMVAGFDRYYQIAKCFRDEDLRADRQPEFTQIDIETSFLDEKDIMGITETMIRNLFKEVLDVEFGELPHMTLAEAMRRFGSDKPDLRIPLELVDVEDQLKDVDFKVFAGPANDPKCRVTALRVPGGASMPRKQIDDYTKFVGIYGAKGLAYIKVNERAQGVDGLQSPIVKNIPLDNINVILDRVGAVDGDIVFFGADKAKIVSEALGALRIKLGHDLNLLTCEWAPLWVVDFPMFEENDDGSLTAMHHPFTAPSCSPQELEADPATALSRAYDMVLNGTELGGGSIRIHDKAMQQTVFRVLGISEEEQQEKFGFLLDALKFGAPPHGGLAFGLDRLVMLMTGASSIREVIAFPKTQSAACVMTQAPGVVDNKALRELHIRLREQAKAE, from the coding sequence ATGATGCGCAGCCACTATTGCGGCCAGTTGAACGAGAGCCTGGACGGTCAGGAAATCACCCTTTGCGGTTGGGTCCATCGTCGTCGTGACCACGGTGGCGTGATCTTCCTCGATATCCGTGACCGTGAAGGTCTGGCTCAGGTGGTGTTCGATCCGGATCGCGCCGAGACCTTCGCCAAGGCCGACCGCGTGCGCAGCGAGTACGTGGTCAAGATCACCGGCAAGGTTCGCCTGCGTCCGGAAGGCGCGCGTAACGCCAACATGGCCTCCGGCGCCATCGAAGTGCTGGGTTACGAGCTGGAAGTGCTCAACGAAGCGGAAACTCCACCGTTCCCGCTCAACGAATACACCGACGTTGGCGAAGAGACCCGTCTGCGCTACCGCTTCATCGACCTGCGTCGCCCGGAAATGGCCGAGAAGCTCAAGCTGCGCTCGCGCATCACCTCGAGCATCCGCCGCTACCTGGACGAGAATGGCTTCCTCGACGTCGAGACGCCGATCCTCACTCGCGCTACTCCGGAAGGCGCGCGCGACTACCTGGTGCCGAGCCGCACCCACGCTGGTAGCTTCTTCGCCCTGCCGCAGTCGCCGCAGCTGTTCAAGCAGCTGCTGATGGTGGCCGGCTTCGACCGCTACTACCAGATCGCCAAGTGCTTCCGTGACGAAGACCTGCGCGCCGACCGTCAGCCGGAATTCACCCAGATCGACATCGAGACCAGCTTCCTCGATGAAAAAGACATCATGGGCATCACCGAGACCATGATCCGCAACCTGTTCAAGGAAGTGCTGGACGTCGAGTTCGGCGAGCTGCCGCACATGACCCTGGCCGAAGCCATGCGTCGCTTCGGTTCGGACAAGCCGGACCTGCGCATTCCGCTGGAGCTGGTGGATGTGGAAGACCAGCTCAAGGACGTCGACTTCAAGGTGTTTGCCGGCCCGGCCAACGATCCGAAATGCCGCGTGACCGCGCTGCGCGTACCGGGCGGGGCGAGCATGCCGCGCAAGCAGATCGACGACTACACCAAGTTCGTCGGTATCTACGGCGCCAAGGGCCTGGCCTACATCAAGGTCAACGAGCGTGCTCAGGGCGTCGACGGTCTGCAGTCGCCGATCGTCAAGAACATCCCGCTGGACAACATCAACGTGATCCTCGATCGCGTCGGTGCGGTTGACGGCGATATCGTGTTCTTCGGCGCCGACAAGGCCAAGATCGTCAGCGAAGCCCTCGGTGCCCTGCGCATCAAGCTCGGTCATGACCTGAATCTGCTGACCTGCGAGTGGGCGCCGCTGTGGGTGGTCGACTTCCCGATGTTCGAGGAAAACGACGATGGCAGCCTGACCGCCATGCACCACCCGTTCACCGCGCCAAGCTGCAGCCCGCAAGAGCTGGAAGCCGACCCGGCGACCGCGCTGTCGCGTGCCTACGACATGGTCCTGAACGGCACCGAACTGGGTGGCGGTTCGATCCGTATCCACGACAAGGCCATGCAGCAGACCGTGTTCCGCGTGCTGGGCATCAGCGAAGAAGAGCAGCAGGAGAAGTTCGGCTTCCTCCTCGATGCGCTGAAATTCGGTGCGCCGCCCCACGGTGGCCTGGCCTTCGGCCTGGATCGCCTGGTCATGCTGATGACCGGCGCCAGCTCGATCCGCGAAGTGATCGCCTTCCCGAAAACCCAGAGCGCGGCCTGCGTCATGACCCAGGCGCCGGGTGTGGTGGATAACAAGGCGCTGCGCGAGCTGCACATTCGCCTGCGCGAGCAAGCCAAGGCCGAATAA
- a CDS encoding YebC/PmpR family DNA-binding transcriptional regulator translates to MAGHSKWANIKHRKGRQDAKRGKIFTKLIRELTVAAKHGGPLPADNPRLRLAVDKALTANMSRDVIDRAIARGAGNNEADNVVEFSYEGYAPSGVAIIVEVMTDNRNRTAAEVRHAFTKCGGNLGTDGSVAYMFERKGQISFAPGVSEDALMEAALEAGADDVEMGEDGSALVSTSFAEFLSVNEALTAAGFKGEEAEVAMIPSISAPVADLETAKKVMKLIDMLEDLDDVQEVYHNAEIPDEIMEQLD, encoded by the coding sequence ATGGCTGGTCATTCCAAGTGGGCCAACATCAAGCACCGCAAAGGGCGTCAGGACGCCAAGCGCGGCAAGATCTTCACCAAGCTGATTCGTGAGCTGACCGTCGCGGCTAAACATGGCGGCCCGTTGCCGGCGGACAACCCGCGGCTGCGCCTGGCTGTGGACAAGGCGCTGACCGCCAACATGTCACGTGACGTGATCGACCGGGCGATTGCCCGCGGCGCCGGCAATAACGAAGCCGACAACGTCGTCGAGTTCAGCTACGAAGGCTATGCGCCCAGCGGCGTGGCCATCATCGTCGAGGTCATGACCGACAATCGCAACCGCACCGCCGCCGAAGTGCGCCATGCCTTCACCAAGTGTGGCGGCAACCTTGGTACCGATGGCTCGGTGGCCTATATGTTCGAGCGCAAGGGGCAGATCAGCTTCGCTCCGGGCGTCAGCGAAGATGCCTTGATGGAAGCGGCGTTGGAAGCCGGTGCCGATGACGTGGAGATGGGTGAAGATGGTTCGGCGTTGGTGTCGACCAGTTTTGCCGAGTTCCTGTCGGTCAACGAGGCGCTGACGGCAGCCGGTTTCAAGGGCGAGGAGGCGGAAGTCGCCATGATCCCCTCGATCAGTGCGCCGGTGGCTGACCTGGAAACCGCAAAGAAGGTCATGAAGCTGATCGACATGCTGGAAGACCTCGATGATGTGCAGGAGGTCTACCACAACGCGGAAATCCCCGACGAGATCATGGAGCAGCTGGACTGA
- the tolR gene encoding protein TolR translates to MARIRNRRKPVAEMNVVPYIDVMLVLLVIFMVTAPMLNQGVKVDLPKVSSEALPQDNNSRVLTVSIKADKTYYWNMGEEVDPDQGKQSETALELPALVQAVTAIMSQNASQGKKVQVFVRGDKAVDYGSVMAVMGGLQQAGVGNVGLITEAP, encoded by the coding sequence ATGGCCAGAATTCGCAATAGACGCAAGCCAGTCGCCGAGATGAACGTCGTGCCTTATATCGACGTGATGCTGGTGCTGCTGGTGATCTTCATGGTGACCGCGCCGATGCTCAACCAGGGCGTCAAGGTTGACTTGCCCAAGGTCTCCAGCGAGGCCTTGCCGCAGGACAACAACTCCCGCGTGCTGACCGTTTCCATCAAGGCCGACAAGACCTACTACTGGAACATGGGCGAGGAAGTTGATCCGGATCAGGGTAAGCAGAGCGAGACCGCGCTCGAACTGCCCGCGCTGGTGCAGGCAGTCACCGCGATCATGAGCCAGAACGCCAGCCAGGGTAAAAAGGTGCAGGTCTTCGTGCGCGGTGACAAGGCGGTCGATTACGGCTCGGTAATGGCGGTGATGGGCGGTTTGCAGCAGGCTGGCGTGGGTAACGTCGGGCTGATCACCGAGGCCCCCTGA
- the tolQ gene encoding protein TolQ yields the protein MEANAAVDHMSMWSLISNASFVVQLVMLILVAASVTSWVMIFQRSTMLRAAKKSLEMFEERFWSGIDLSKLYRQAGSNPDPDCGVEQIFRAGFKEFSRLRQQSGVDPDAVMDGVARAMRVAISREEEKLEQSLPFLATVGSTSPYIGLFGTVWGIMNSFRGLAQVQQATLATVAPGIAEALIATAIGLFAAIPAVIAYNRFSAQGERLISRYYTFADEFQAILHRKVHTSED from the coding sequence GTGGAAGCTAACGCCGCCGTAGACCATATGTCCATGTGGAGCCTGATCAGCAACGCCAGTTTCGTGGTGCAGCTGGTCATGCTCATTCTGGTGGCCGCCTCGGTCACGTCATGGGTGATGATCTTCCAGCGCAGCACCATGCTGCGTGCCGCCAAGAAGTCGCTGGAAATGTTCGAGGAGCGCTTCTGGTCGGGTATCGACCTGTCCAAGCTGTATCGCCAGGCCGGCAGCAACCCGGACCCGGACTGCGGCGTGGAGCAGATCTTTCGTGCCGGCTTCAAGGAATTCTCCCGCCTGCGCCAGCAGTCTGGCGTCGATCCGGATGCGGTGATGGATGGCGTGGCACGGGCCATGCGCGTGGCCATCTCGCGTGAGGAAGAGAAGCTCGAGCAGAGCCTGCCATTCCTCGCCACCGTCGGCTCGACCAGCCCGTACATCGGCCTGTTCGGTACCGTGTGGGGCATCATGAACTCCTTCCGCGGTCTGGCTCAGGTGCAGCAGGCCACCCTGGCCACCGTGGCCCCGGGCATTGCCGAAGCGCTGATCGCCACCGCCATCGGCCTGTTCGCCGCCATCCCGGCGGTTATCGCCTACAACCGTTTCTCCGCGCAAGGCGAGCGTCTGATCAGTCGTTACTACACCTTCGCTGACGAGTTCCAGGCGATCCTGCACCGCAAAGTGCACACCAGCGAGGACTGA
- the ruvA gene encoding Holliday junction branch migration protein RuvA translates to MIGRLKGTLAEKQPPHLLVDVNGVGYELEVPMTTLYRLPSLGEPVTLHTHLVVREDAHLLYGFAEKRERELFRELIRLNGVGPKLALALMSGLEVDELVRCVQAGDTSTLVKVPGVGKKTAERLLVELKDRFKAWESVPSIATLVVEPRAGVAVSSAESDAVSALISLGFKPQEASKAVAAVQEDGLSSEELIRRSLKGMV, encoded by the coding sequence GTGATCGGACGCCTGAAAGGCACCCTGGCGGAAAAACAGCCGCCGCACCTGCTGGTCGATGTGAATGGCGTCGGCTACGAGCTGGAAGTGCCGATGACCACGCTGTATCGCCTGCCGTCGCTGGGCGAGCCGGTGACCCTGCACACCCATCTGGTGGTGCGCGAGGATGCCCATCTGCTCTACGGCTTCGCCGAGAAGCGCGAGCGCGAACTGTTTCGCGAGCTGATCCGCTTGAATGGCGTCGGCCCCAAGCTGGCGCTGGCGCTGATGTCCGGCCTGGAAGTGGACGAGCTGGTGCGCTGCGTGCAGGCCGGAGATACCTCGACCCTGGTGAAAGTCCCCGGCGTCGGCAAGAAAACCGCCGAGCGCTTGCTGGTCGAGCTGAAAGATCGCTTCAAGGCCTGGGAAAGCGTGCCGTCCATCGCCACCCTGGTGGTGGAACCCCGCGCCGGCGTGGCAGTCTCAAGCGCGGAGAGCGACGCCGTGAGCGCGCTGATATCCCTCGGCTTCAAGCCGCAGGAGGCCAGCAAGGCCGTGGCTGCGGTGCAGGAAGACGGCCTCTCCAGTGAAGAGTTGATTCGCCGCTCATTGAAGGGGATGGTTTAA